In one Winogradskyella sp. MH6 genomic region, the following are encoded:
- the aspS gene encoding aspartate--tRNA ligase — MYRSHNCGELRATDSNAKVTLSGWVQGVRDKGFMVYVDLRDRYGITQLYFDEERTPKDILDSAQKLGREFVVQVKGTVVERASKNPNIPTGDIEVLVSELNVLNTSLVPPFTIEDKTDGGDDLRMKYRYLDIRRNPVKNSLIFRHKVAQAVRNYLSNDGFIEVETPYLIKSTPEGARDFVVPSRMNEGQFYALPQSPQTFKQLLMVGGMDKYFQIVKCFRDEDLRADRQPEFTQIDCEMAFVEQEDILNTFEGLTRHLLKEVNGVEVDKFPRMLYDDAMRLYGNDKPDIRFGMEFGELNDVAKHKDFNVFNSAELVVGIAVPGGNAYTRKEIDKLIDWVKRPQVGALGMVYCRCNEDGTFKSSVDKFYDQDDLAKWAEVTGAKAGDLICVLSGNTNKVRAQLSALRMELAERLGLRKPDEFAPLWVMDFPLLEWDEDTERYHAMHHPFTSPKPGQLELLDSKPGEVKANAYDLVLNGNEIGGGSIRIHDKATQAIMLKHLGFSEEEARAQFGFLMDAFEYGAPPHGGIAFGLDRLVAILGGQETIRDFIAFPKNNSGRDVMIDAPAPIDNEQLQELHLKLNLKS; from the coding sequence ATGTACAGAAGTCATAATTGTGGTGAATTAAGAGCCACAGATAGCAATGCAAAAGTTACCCTTTCAGGATGGGTTCAAGGAGTTAGAGATAAAGGATTTATGGTGTATGTCGATTTAAGAGATCGATATGGTATTACACAACTCTATTTTGATGAGGAGCGTACACCAAAGGACATCTTAGACAGCGCTCAAAAATTAGGTAGAGAGTTTGTAGTACAAGTGAAAGGAACTGTTGTAGAGCGTGCTTCTAAAAACCCAAATATTCCAACTGGTGATATTGAAGTTTTAGTTTCTGAATTAAATGTTTTAAACACCTCTTTAGTACCACCTTTTACTATTGAAGACAAAACCGATGGTGGTGATGACCTACGAATGAAATATCGTTACTTAGATATTCGTCGTAATCCTGTGAAGAATAGTTTAATCTTCAGACATAAAGTTGCTCAAGCTGTTAGAAATTATCTTTCTAATGACGGTTTTATTGAAGTTGAAACTCCATACTTAATAAAGTCTACACCAGAAGGTGCTCGTGATTTTGTGGTACCTTCTCGCATGAACGAAGGTCAATTTTACGCATTGCCACAGTCACCTCAAACTTTTAAGCAATTGCTTATGGTTGGTGGCATGGACAAATATTTTCAGATTGTAAAATGTTTTAGAGACGAAGATCTTCGTGCCGACCGTCAGCCAGAGTTCACACAAATAGACTGTGAAATGGCATTTGTTGAGCAAGAAGATATTTTAAATACGTTTGAAGGCTTAACTCGTCACTTATTAAAAGAAGTAAACGGTGTTGAAGTCGACAAGTTCCCAAGAATGCTGTACGATGACGCTATGCGTTTGTACGGAAATGACAAACCAGACATTAGATTTGGGATGGAATTTGGCGAATTAAATGACGTTGCAAAACATAAAGATTTCAACGTATTCAATTCTGCTGAGTTGGTAGTTGGTATCGCAGTTCCTGGCGGAAATGCATATACCAGAAAAGAAATAGATAAACTTATTGATTGGGTAAAGCGCCCTCAAGTTGGTGCTTTAGGAATGGTGTATTGCCGTTGTAATGAAGATGGCACTTTCAAATCTTCTGTAGATAAGTTTTATGATCAAGACGATTTAGCAAAATGGGCAGAAGTGACTGGAGCAAAAGCTGGTGATTTAATCTGTGTGCTTTCAGGAAATACTAATAAAGTTAGAGCGCAATTAAGTGCTTTACGTATGGAATTAGCAGAACGTTTAGGCTTACGTAAACCAGACGAATTCGCACCACTTTGGGTTATGGATTTCCCACTTTTAGAATGGGATGAAGATACTGAGCGCTACCACGCAATGCACCATCCATTCACGTCTCCAAAACCAGGTCAATTAGAATTATTAGATTCTAAACCAGGAGAAGTAAAGGCTAATGCTTACGATTTAGTATTAAATGGTAACGAAATTGGTGGTGGTTCTATTCGTATTCACGATAAAGCCACACAAGCTATTATGCTAAAACACCTAGGTTTTTCTGAAGAAGAAGCTAGAGCACAATTTGGTTTCTTAATGGATGCCTTTGAATATGGCGCACCACCTCATGGTGGTATTGCATTTGGTTTAGACCGATTGGTGGCTATTTTAGGTGGTCAAGAAACCATTAGAGATTTCATCGCCTTCCCTAAAAACAATTCTGGTAGAGATGTAATGATAGATGCACCTGCACCTATCGATAACGAACAATTGCAGGAACTCCATTTAAAATTGAATTTAAAATCATAA
- a CDS encoding efflux RND transporter permease subunit, with protein sequence MANKKKKNTDKEFGLSSWAINNKTTMNVLILVFFYVGITAFFSMPRENFPEVNETKIYISTLFPGNTAEDIEKLITDPLEDELKTVSNVVEITSTSQEDYSMVIVEFDEGLTVEQAKQKVKDEVDTETASEDWPTFNGAKVEPDVFELSLSEEMPILNINISGDYPIEKLKDYAEYLQDEIEDLQEIKKADIRGAQEKEVEVAVDIYKMMAAKVTFSDIIGAISNGNLTQSAGNLKASGQRRTIRVIGEIEDPSELENFVVKSENGNAIYLKDVASVSFKEEDKTTFARKSGEPVVMLDVKKRAGKNMVAAAEQIQVIVQDAIDNVFPQDLEVSITNDQSSVTIGQVDDLVNNIIFGVILVVTVLMFFLGFKNALFVGFAIPMSMFMSLMILNLIGYSLNTMVLFGLIMGLGMLVDNGIVVVENVYRLMDEEGMSRKKAAKKGIGEIAFPIIISTLTTVAAFVPLGLWPGIMGEFMKILPITLSIVLGSSLFVAIFFNSVLVSRYMTIEDKDMPLKQIIKITVIVAVIGVLILLFGGAYRGLGTIMIFTAIMLWAYRLFIRNWANSFQNKALVKLESWYEGQLRWALSKRKPYLLSIGTFLLLIAAFIAFGISLGTQRTKVEFFPDNKPNQIIVYIEYPEGTAIEKTNAITKQIEKRVYDVVNDSHYMDGDRNFLVESAVSQVGEGAGNPQTDGGSAAEMPHKAKITASMREYKYRRGEDSEILRQKVQEALVGIYPGVLISVEKDANGPPAGSPINIEIEGSDYDELIVTAEQMREFINSKNIAGIDELKIDVNKDKPSMIVEVDREKAGELGVSAKQIGDQLRNSIFGAKAGIYKEDGDDFDIYVRFNKDNRYNTSALFNQNITFRDNTGQIKEIPLSAVAKHKNNSGFSAIKHKDTKRVVTVYSALAPGHTDAGAIVNQIQNEMKSFKGLPEGIKIDYTGQIEEQNKQMAFLMGAFFTGLALIFFILIFQFNSISKPAIIMLAIFLSFIGVFGGIVLSGSAFVIMMTMVGIISLAGIVVNNGVVLLDYAQLLIDRKKNQLDLDEDQYLTKEHLYESIVKAGKARLRPVLLTAITTILGLIPLAIGLNINFFTLASDFDANIYMGGDNVVFWGPLAWTVIYGLLIATFLTLIVVPILFYLSVRLKMWMHKDRVASTETETDLQEPFNMDKRVEGQQ encoded by the coding sequence ATGGCAAATAAAAAGAAGAAAAATACAGATAAGGAATTTGGCTTATCGTCGTGGGCAATCAACAACAAAACCACGATGAATGTCTTAATTTTGGTTTTCTTCTATGTTGGTATAACTGCATTTTTCAGTATGCCAAGAGAAAATTTTCCTGAGGTTAACGAAACCAAAATCTACATTAGCACATTATTCCCAGGAAATACTGCTGAGGATATTGAAAAACTTATCACAGATCCACTAGAAGACGAACTAAAAACCGTGAGTAATGTCGTTGAAATTACCTCAACGTCTCAAGAAGATTACTCTATGGTTATTGTGGAGTTTGATGAGGGACTAACCGTAGAACAGGCAAAACAAAAGGTAAAGGATGAAGTTGATACCGAAACCGCTAGTGAAGATTGGCCAACGTTTAACGGAGCCAAAGTAGAACCAGATGTTTTTGAATTAAGCCTTTCTGAAGAAATGCCTATTCTAAACATTAATATTTCTGGTGATTACCCAATTGAAAAACTTAAAGATTATGCTGAATATCTTCAAGATGAAATTGAAGATTTACAAGAAATCAAAAAAGCTGATATTAGAGGTGCGCAAGAAAAAGAAGTTGAAGTTGCTGTAGATATCTATAAAATGATGGCAGCAAAAGTTACCTTCAGCGATATTATTGGAGCCATTTCCAACGGAAACTTAACACAATCTGCTGGCAACCTAAAGGCTAGCGGACAACGTCGTACCATTAGAGTTATTGGTGAAATTGAAGACCCATCTGAGCTAGAGAATTTTGTTGTAAAATCTGAAAACGGTAATGCTATTTACCTTAAAGATGTGGCTTCAGTGTCTTTTAAAGAAGAGGACAAAACCACTTTTGCTAGAAAATCAGGAGAGCCTGTTGTGATGCTCGATGTTAAGAAACGTGCAGGAAAAAACATGGTGGCTGCTGCTGAGCAAATTCAAGTAATCGTTCAAGATGCTATTGATAATGTGTTTCCTCAAGATTTAGAAGTTTCTATAACTAATGATCAATCTTCGGTTACCATTGGTCAGGTTGATGACTTGGTAAACAACATCATTTTTGGTGTGATTCTCGTTGTAACGGTATTGATGTTCTTCTTAGGATTTAAGAATGCACTATTCGTTGGTTTTGCAATACCAATGTCTATGTTTATGTCGCTTATGATTCTGAACCTTATTGGCTATAGTTTAAATACTATGGTACTTTTTGGACTTATCATGGGTCTTGGTATGTTGGTAGATAACGGTATTGTAGTTGTTGAAAACGTCTATCGATTGATGGATGAAGAAGGCATGAGTCGAAAAAAGGCTGCTAAAAAAGGTATTGGTGAGATTGCATTTCCAATTATTATTTCAACTTTAACTACTGTTGCAGCATTTGTTCCTCTCGGTTTATGGCCGGGAATTATGGGTGAATTCATGAAGATTTTACCTATAACATTGTCAATTGTTTTAGGCTCTTCACTATTTGTTGCAATCTTCTTTAACTCTGTTTTAGTTTCACGCTACATGACTATTGAAGATAAAGACATGCCTTTAAAGCAGATTATTAAAATTACCGTCATTGTAGCAGTTATTGGTGTACTCATTCTTTTGTTTGGTGGAGCTTACAGAGGTTTAGGAACCATCATGATTTTCACAGCCATAATGCTCTGGGCTTATCGTCTATTTATTAGAAACTGGGCTAATAGCTTCCAAAATAAAGCCTTAGTTAAATTAGAAAGCTGGTATGAAGGGCAATTGCGTTGGGCACTTTCAAAAAGGAAGCCTTACCTTCTTAGTATCGGTACATTCTTATTACTTATAGCTGCATTTATAGCGTTTGGAATCTCATTAGGAACACAACGTACAAAAGTTGAATTTTTTCCTGACAATAAACCAAATCAAATTATTGTCTACATCGAATATCCTGAAGGAACTGCAATTGAGAAAACCAATGCAATTACAAAGCAGATTGAAAAGCGTGTATATGACGTTGTTAACGACAGTCATTACATGGATGGAGACAGAAACTTCTTGGTAGAAAGTGCTGTATCTCAAGTTGGTGAAGGTGCCGGAAACCCTCAAACCGATGGTGGATCTGCTGCAGAAATGCCTCATAAAGCCAAGATTACTGCCTCAATGCGCGAGTACAAATACCGTCGTGGTGAAGATAGTGAGATCCTACGCCAAAAAGTACAGGAAGCTTTGGTTGGTATTTATCCAGGAGTTCTGATTTCAGTTGAAAAAGATGCCAACGGACCACCTGCTGGTTCACCTATCAATATTGAAATTGAAGGTAGCGATTATGATGAACTTATTGTAACCGCAGAGCAAATGCGTGAGTTTATTAACTCTAAAAATATTGCTGGTATTGATGAGCTTAAAATCGATGTCAACAAGGATAAACCTTCAATGATTGTTGAAGTTGATAGAGAAAAAGCTGGTGAACTTGGTGTTAGTGCTAAGCAAATAGGTGACCAATTACGTAATTCAATTTTTGGTGCTAAAGCTGGTATTTACAAAGAAGATGGTGACGATTTTGATATCTATGTAAGATTCAACAAAGACAATAGATATAATACAAGTGCACTTTTTAATCAGAATATTACGTTTAGAGATAACACTGGTCAGATTAAAGAAATACCGCTATCTGCTGTCGCTAAACACAAAAATAATTCTGGGTTCAGTGCCATAAAACACAAAGATACTAAGCGTGTGGTTACAGTATATTCTGCCTTAGCACCTGGTCATACAGATGCAGGGGCTATTGTAAATCAGATTCAAAATGAAATGAAGAGCTTTAAGGGTCTTCCAGAAGGTATCAAAATTGATTACACAGGGCAGATTGAAGAGCAGAACAAGCAAATGGCGTTCTTAATGGGTGCATTTTTTACTGGTTTGGCATTGATATTCTTCATATTGATTTTCCAATTTAATTCCATTTCTAAACCAGCAATTATTATGCTTGCTATTTTCTTGAGTTTTATCGGAGTGTTTGGAGGTATAGTGTTATCAGGAAGCGCCTTTGTTATTATGATGACGATGGTTGGTATTATTTCACTTGCCGGAATTGTGGTAAATAATGGTGTGGTATTATTAGATTATGCTCAACTTCTTATCGATAGAAAGAAAAACCAACTCGATCTAGATGAAGACCAATATCTAACTAAAGAACACTTATACGAAAGCATTGTTAAAGCTGGTAAAGCACGTCTTAGACCTGTACTATTAACGGCAATTACAACTATATTAGGTTTAATTCCACTGGCAATAGGACTCAACATTAACTTCTTTACGTTAGCTTCAGATTTTGATGCTAACATTTATATGGGAGGTGATAACGTAGTATTCTGGGGACCTTTGGCTTGGACAGTAATTTATGGTCTCTTAATCGCTACATTCCTAACACTCATTGTAGTACCAATCTTATTCTATCTAAGTGTTAGATTAAAAATGTGGATGCATAAAGACCGAGTAGCGAGCACAGAAACTGAAACAGATTTACAAGAGCCATTCAATATGGATAAAAGAGTAGAAGGTCAACAATAA
- a CDS encoding efflux RND transporter periplasmic adaptor subunit has translation MKKIYSILLLSILLASCGEQKKNSVEKVLESDNLETIRKKRGELVNEQDAINEKIKLLDEKIATLDTVQHVPLITTITAKTEEFKHILELQGNVTTKDLLVITPEYNGILTNVYVKEGQQVSKGQTLAKIDDGGLSQQLAQLKIQADLAKTTYERQKRLWDQNIGSEIQYLQAKSTYESQQEAVNQMQQQIAKTVVKAPFSGTIDDVITEQGSVVAAGASPLMRIVNLNNMYIETEVPERYVTDVVKNKDVIVELPVLNKKIDTKIRQAGDVINPANRTFKVEIEVPNKDKSIKPNLTAKLKINDYTNKEAILIPQSVISENAEGEQYVYVVTNKNEKGIGNAKRVIIETGKTQGDVIEILNGLETGAEIIKEGARSVRDGQSVEVINYKEEGNGK, from the coding sequence ATGAAAAAAATATATTCCATACTATTATTATCGATTCTTTTAGCCTCATGCGGAGAGCAAAAAAAGAATTCTGTAGAAAAAGTTCTAGAAAGCGATAACCTAGAAACCATAAGAAAAAAACGTGGTGAGTTAGTTAACGAGCAAGATGCCATTAACGAAAAAATAAAGTTATTGGATGAAAAAATCGCGACTTTAGATACTGTACAACACGTTCCTTTAATTACTACAATCACTGCCAAAACCGAAGAGTTTAAGCATATTTTAGAACTTCAAGGAAACGTCACCACAAAAGATCTTTTGGTTATTACACCAGAGTATAATGGTATTCTAACTAACGTATATGTAAAGGAAGGGCAACAAGTTAGTAAAGGACAAACACTAGCAAAAATTGATGATGGTGGCTTAAGTCAACAGCTAGCACAATTAAAAATCCAGGCTGATTTAGCAAAGACAACTTACGAACGTCAAAAGCGTCTTTGGGATCAAAATATAGGTAGTGAAATTCAGTATTTACAAGCTAAGTCTACTTACGAATCTCAACAAGAAGCGGTGAATCAAATGCAACAGCAAATTGCAAAAACTGTAGTAAAAGCTCCTTTTTCTGGAACTATTGATGATGTTATTACTGAGCAAGGAAGTGTAGTTGCCGCTGGTGCATCTCCATTAATGCGTATTGTAAATCTTAATAATATGTATATCGAAACTGAAGTTCCAGAGCGATACGTTACTGATGTTGTAAAAAATAAAGATGTTATTGTTGAACTTCCTGTTCTAAACAAAAAAATCGACACTAAAATTCGTCAAGCAGGTGATGTTATAAATCCAGCAAACAGAACCTTTAAAGTTGAAATTGAAGTACCTAATAAAGACAAATCTATAAAGCCAAACCTTACAGCTAAGTTAAAGATTAACGATTATACTAATAAAGAAGCCATTCTTATTCCTCAAAGTGTAATTTCAGAAAATGCTGAAGGTGAGCAATACGTTTATGTGGTTACAAACAAAAACGAAAAAGGTATTGGCAATGCCAAACGTGTCATTATTGAAACAGGAAAAACTCAAGGAGATGTTATAGAAATTCTAAACGGCTTAGAAACCGGAGCAGAAATTATTAAAGAAGGTGCGCGTAGTGTTAGAGACGGACAATCTGTGGAAGTAATCAACTATAAAGAAGAAGGTAATGGCAAATAA
- a CDS encoding TolC family protein, with protein MRKTLILITCLFASAIGVSQEQPTSFTLQEAIDYALENNRQAKNAARDIEAAKKQKWETTATGLPQLSANASYQNNLKQQVSLVPAEFFGGQEGDFAEVVFGTKQNVNATATLNQLIFDGSYLVGLQSAKVFLEISKNAKEKTDLEVRKNVINAYGNVLLSEESVLILEKNIEVLEKNLNETTKIYENGLEEEESVEQLQITLSNLKSNLNNSIRLRGIAYQMFNITLGIDYAAKITLTENLEQLTQKNISLETLEFENDITANIDYKIAENDKKSKELLLKLEKTRALPTLSAYLNGGYLGFSDEFTFLDKEQSWAGFSAFGFNLDIPIFSSGKRSAATQRAKINLEKSQDDLTETEQRLKLQIETAKSNYQFAIEDYQNKQENLKLAERIENKNQTKFFEGIGSSFELRQAQTQLYTAQQELLQAMLDVINTKAELETALNTISPK; from the coding sequence ATGCGAAAAACACTCATATTAATTACATGTTTATTTGCAAGTGCCATAGGTGTTTCTCAAGAGCAACCTACAAGTTTTACTTTACAAGAAGCTATCGATTATGCACTAGAGAACAATAGACAAGCAAAAAATGCGGCTAGAGATATTGAAGCTGCTAAAAAACAAAAATGGGAAACCACTGCAACAGGCTTACCTCAACTGAGCGCAAATGCGAGTTATCAAAACAATTTAAAACAACAAGTGTCTTTAGTACCTGCTGAATTTTTTGGAGGACAGGAAGGCGATTTTGCTGAAGTAGTTTTTGGCACCAAGCAAAATGTTAATGCAACAGCAACACTAAACCAGTTAATATTTGACGGATCTTATTTAGTTGGCCTTCAATCTGCTAAGGTGTTTTTAGAAATTTCAAAAAATGCTAAAGAGAAAACAGATTTAGAGGTAAGAAAAAATGTGATTAATGCTTACGGCAACGTACTACTTTCCGAAGAAAGCGTACTTATTTTAGAAAAAAACATTGAAGTTTTAGAGAAGAATCTTAACGAAACTACCAAAATCTATGAAAATGGATTAGAAGAAGAGGAAAGCGTTGAGCAATTGCAAATAACACTGTCAAACCTAAAAAGCAATCTCAACAATTCCATTCGTCTTAGAGGTATTGCTTACCAAATGTTCAACATTACATTGGGTATAGACTATGCTGCTAAAATAACGCTGACTGAGAATTTAGAACAACTCACCCAAAAGAATATTTCTTTAGAAACTTTAGAATTTGAGAATGATATAACAGCAAATATTGATTATAAAATTGCAGAAAACGACAAAAAGTCTAAAGAACTTTTACTAAAATTAGAAAAAACCAGAGCACTACCAACGCTTAGCGCATATCTTAATGGTGGCTATTTAGGGTTTAGTGATGAGTTTACATTTTTAGACAAAGAACAAAGTTGGGCTGGTTTCTCTGCATTTGGTTTTAACCTCGATATCCCAATTTTTAGTTCTGGTAAAAGAAGCGCTGCAACTCAACGTGCAAAAATTAATCTTGAAAAATCACAAGATGACCTTACCGAAACAGAACAACGTCTAAAATTACAGATTGAAACAGCAAAAAGTAATTACCAATTTGCTATTGAAGACTATCAAAACAAGCAAGAAAATCTAAAACTCGCAGAGCGTATAGAAAACAAAAATCAAACGAAGTTTTTTGAAGGTATTGGTTCTAGTTTTGAGTTACGCCAAGCACAAACGCAGCTCTATACTGCTCAGCAAGAATTATTACAAGCCATGCTAGACGTTATTAATACCAAAGCAGAGTTAGAAACAGCACTAAACACCATTTCACCAAAATAA
- a CDS encoding TetR/AcrR family transcriptional regulator produces MKHKILKTAVDMFLNYGFKSVTMDDIANEMGISKKTIYVHFPNKTKLVEATTLYMFETISCGIDHICALEKNPIEEVFDVKKFVMEHLKNEKSSPQYQLQKYYPKIFASLKSKQFEVMQGCVIENLNRGIKLGLYRDNINVNFISRIYFNCMVTLKDQELFPLKAFSMNTLMEYYLEYHLRGICTSKGLEKLNKILEINQNQ; encoded by the coding sequence ATGAAACACAAAATTTTAAAAACAGCTGTTGATATGTTCTTAAACTATGGGTTTAAGAGCGTAACTATGGATGATATTGCTAACGAAATGGGCATATCAAAGAAAACCATCTATGTGCATTTTCCAAACAAAACCAAATTGGTAGAAGCTACAACATTATATATGTTTGAAACCATTTCTTGTGGTATTGATCATATATGTGCATTAGAAAAAAATCCCATTGAGGAGGTTTTTGATGTGAAAAAATTTGTGATGGAACATCTGAAAAACGAAAAGTCCTCTCCACAATACCAGTTACAAAAATATTATCCTAAAATTTTTGCCTCGTTGAAATCTAAACAGTTTGAAGTGATGCAAGGTTGTGTGATAGAAAACTTAAATAGAGGTATTAAACTTGGTCTATACAGAGACAACATTAACGTTAATTTTATTTCAAGAATTTACTTCAACTGTATGGTAACTCTTAAAGACCAGGAACTATTTCCTTTAAAAGCTTTTTCTATGAACACTTTAATGGAATATTATTTAGAATATCATCTTAGAGGTATTTGTACTTCAAAAGGATTAGAAAAATTAAACAAAATCTTAGAAATCAATCAAAATCAATAA
- a CDS encoding polyprenyl synthetase family protein, with product MQNIEAYQKSFIKYLEDFAIEREPVNLYEPVNYILKLGGKRLRPVLTIMAADIFGDKAALAMNAALSVEVFHNFSLVHDDIMDDAPLRRGKKTVHEKWDLNTGILSGDAMLILAYQLFENYEPKIFQSLAKLFSKTALEVCEGQQYDIDFETRNDVTIPQYLKMIEYKTAVLVGAAMKMGAIVAEALEQDQDGIYDFGRYLGIAFQLQDDYLDAFGNPETFGKQVGGDILENKKTYLYLKTLELGSDIEKYNLLELMSNTSITNEDKVEKVKALFNASGAADATQLAVKDYTKKAFSVLEKLNISEDKKQILQLFGEQLMNRRV from the coding sequence ATGCAAAACATTGAAGCTTACCAAAAGTCCTTTATAAAGTATTTAGAGGATTTTGCTATTGAAAGAGAACCGGTAAATCTCTACGAGCCTGTAAATTATATATTAAAGTTAGGTGGAAAGCGTCTTCGACCAGTACTAACTATAATGGCGGCTGATATTTTTGGGGACAAGGCAGCATTAGCCATGAATGCAGCACTTTCTGTTGAGGTTTTTCATAATTTTTCGCTGGTACACGATGATATTATGGATGATGCTCCATTAAGGCGTGGTAAGAAAACAGTACACGAAAAATGGGATCTTAATACAGGAATATTATCTGGTGATGCTATGTTGATTTTAGCCTATCAACTGTTTGAAAACTATGAGCCAAAAATCTTTCAATCTTTAGCAAAGTTGTTTAGCAAAACAGCTTTGGAGGTTTGTGAAGGTCAACAATACGATATTGATTTTGAAACACGAAACGACGTTACAATACCTCAATATCTTAAAATGATAGAGTATAAGACAGCAGTTTTAGTTGGTGCAGCCATGAAAATGGGAGCCATCGTAGCTGAAGCCTTAGAACAAGATCAGGATGGTATTTATGATTTTGGACGTTACCTAGGTATTGCTTTTCAGCTTCAAGATGATTATTTAGATGCTTTTGGTAATCCTGAAACCTTTGGTAAGCAAGTAGGAGGAGATATTTTAGAAAACAAAAAAACCTATTTATACCTTAAAACACTAGAACTTGGTAGTGATATAGAGAAGTATAATTTATTAGAGTTAATGTCTAACACTTCAATTACTAATGAAGATAAGGTCGAAAAAGTAAAAGCACTTTTTAATGCTTCAGGTGCGGCTGACGCCACGCAATTAGCTGTTAAAGATTATACTAAAAAAGCGTTTAGTGTATTAGAAAAACTAAATATTTCTGAAGATAAGAAACAAATACTCCAATTGTTTGGTGAACAATTAATGAATAGACGTGTGTAA
- a CDS encoding alpha-ketoglutarate decarboxylase yields MVSSNAQSTTDGDNFWRNVQFGGGVGLNFGDGFFSGAIAPNALYNFNPYVSTGIGLNFQYSSQRDVFKSTVVGGSVIGLFNPYRELQISTEFEQLYVNRDFDEQFVSNVDDSYWYPALFLGIGYRSGNVTFGIRYDVLYDEDKSIQNQAWMPFVRFWF; encoded by the coding sequence ATGGTTTCTTCAAATGCTCAGAGTACTACTGATGGAGATAATTTTTGGAGAAACGTTCAATTTGGTGGTGGTGTTGGATTAAACTTTGGAGATGGTTTTTTTAGCGGAGCTATTGCTCCTAATGCTTTATATAATTTTAATCCGTATGTCTCTACTGGTATTGGGCTCAATTTTCAATATAGCTCGCAGCGCGATGTATTTAAATCTACCGTTGTTGGCGGCAGTGTAATTGGCTTATTTAATCCTTATAGAGAGTTACAAATTTCTACTGAATTTGAACAACTTTATGTAAACCGAGATTTTGATGAACAGTTTGTAAGTAATGTAGATGACAGCTATTGGTATCCTGCATTATTTTTGGGTATTGGTTACCGAAGCGGCAATGTAACTTTTGGTATAAGGTATGATGTGCTTTATGATGAAGATAAGAGCATACAAAACCAAGCTTGGATGCCTTTTGTTAGGTTTTGGTTTTAG